A DNA window from Scomber japonicus isolate fScoJap1 chromosome 14, fScoJap1.pri, whole genome shotgun sequence contains the following coding sequences:
- the ifngr1l gene encoding interferon gamma receptor 1-like isoform X2, producing MDCLCHINVLFWIGLHLTAAQVPPPTNLTLNCRNFKNILTWTYEKPPPGLRFRVDIGSTDGGTYPPNVTVVPPTLQTDVSFLSSPSNTYYLEVTAVLEQKKSIANEIVFSYFKDSPATQKCSLDFPPVNVTTESEGLILISFTHPWLLYEENLKPKKVKRHKAGKNLPLFECKVVIINQLHAGPHDCSCEKSVCETKLQVNATQETHCVKMTGVLEKINVEAPGEYCTLPIPDSTIMYVGIGLASFAALAVIVYMVYLRKTKSSTSLPSSTTFPPMSPFRQTGQWTMGIKKEKILVPQVEPSSPTALLPEKEVDESTPADTPKDEYDVRMRIGVSTETDEGVGDEVRQQKDDYMQGTNLDEGDSETETYFEDHSSYERRQIVVELAPGEQAEGYRG from the exons ATGGATTGTCTTTGTCAcatcaatgttttgttttggataGGCCTACACCTCACGGCGGCGCAGG TGCCACCGCCAACCAACCTGACCCTCAACTGCCGGAATTTTAAGAACATCCTGACCTGGACTTACGAAAAACCTCCTCCAGGACTGAGATTCAGGGTCGACATTGGCTCAACGGATGGAGGGACTTACCC TCCTAACGTGACGGTGGTCCCGCCAACTCTACAAACCGATGTATCATTTCTGTCCAGTCCAAGTAACACCTACTATCTTGAAGTAACTGCTGTGCTTGAGCAGAAGAAATCCATTGCCAATGAAATTGTTTTTAGCTATTTCAAGGACAGTCCAGCAACACAGAAAT GTTCTTTGGACTTCCCACCAGTAAATGTCACCACTGAATCAGAAGGTCTAATCCTGATCAGTTTCACTCATCCCTGGCTGCTTTACGAAGAAAACTTGAAGCCTAAGAAGGTGAAAAGGCATAAAGCAGGAAAAAATTTGCCCTTATTTGAATGCAAGGTGGTCATCATCAACCAG TTACATGCCGGACCCCATGACTGCAGCTGTGAGAAGAGCGTGTGTGAGACGAAGCTTCAAGTGAATGCTACGCAGGAGACGCACTGTGTAAAGATGACGGGAGTGCTGGAGAAGATAAACGTCGAAGCCCCCGGAGAGTACTGCACCTTGCCAA TTCCAGATAGCACCATCATGTATGTCGGGATAGGCCTGGCATCTTTCGCTGCATTAGCGGTCATCGTCTACATGGTGTACCTACGAAAGACCAAATCATCAACTTCTCTGCCATCTTCTACCACCTTCCCTCCTATG TCTCCATTTAGGCAGACGGGCCAGTGGACTatgggaataaaaaaagaaaaaatccttGTGCCACAAGTGGAGCCTTCCTCACCCACAGCTCTACTGCCAGAAAAAGAAGTGGATGAATCAACACCTGCTGACACTCCCAAGGATGAATATGATGTACGAATGCGCATCGGTGTGTCGACCGAGACAGATGAAGGAGTGGGTGATGAGGTAAGGCAGCAGAAGGATGACTATATGCAAGGGACCAACTTGGATGAAGGTGACTCAGAGACTGAAACCTACTTTGAAGACCACTCGAGTTATGAAAGACGTCAAATTGTTGTTGAGTTGGCACCAGGTGAACAGGCAGAGGGCTACCgtggctaa
- the ifngr1l gene encoding interferon gamma receptor 1-like isoform X1 has translation MDCLCHINVLFWIGLHLTAAQVPPPTNLTLNCRNFKNILTWTYEKPPPGLRFRVDIGSTDGGTYPPNVTVVPPTLQTDVSFLSSPSNTYYLEVTAVLEQKKSIANEIVFSYFKDSPATQKCSLDFPPVNVTTESEGLILISFTHPWLLYEENLKPKKVKRHKAGKNLPLFECKVVIINQLHAGPHDCSCEKSVCETKLQVNATQETHCVKMTGVLEKINVEAPGEYCTLPSTASTQFPLVPDSTIMYVGIGLASFAALAVIVYMVYLRKTKSSTSLPSSTTFPPMSPFRQTGQWTMGIKKEKILVPQVEPSSPTALLPEKEVDESTPADTPKDEYDVRMRIGVSTETDEGVGDEVRQQKDDYMQGTNLDEGDSETETYFEDHSSYERRQIVVELAPGEQAEGYRG, from the exons ATGGATTGTCTTTGTCAcatcaatgttttgttttggataGGCCTACACCTCACGGCGGCGCAGG TGCCACCGCCAACCAACCTGACCCTCAACTGCCGGAATTTTAAGAACATCCTGACCTGGACTTACGAAAAACCTCCTCCAGGACTGAGATTCAGGGTCGACATTGGCTCAACGGATGGAGGGACTTACCC TCCTAACGTGACGGTGGTCCCGCCAACTCTACAAACCGATGTATCATTTCTGTCCAGTCCAAGTAACACCTACTATCTTGAAGTAACTGCTGTGCTTGAGCAGAAGAAATCCATTGCCAATGAAATTGTTTTTAGCTATTTCAAGGACAGTCCAGCAACACAGAAAT GTTCTTTGGACTTCCCACCAGTAAATGTCACCACTGAATCAGAAGGTCTAATCCTGATCAGTTTCACTCATCCCTGGCTGCTTTACGAAGAAAACTTGAAGCCTAAGAAGGTGAAAAGGCATAAAGCAGGAAAAAATTTGCCCTTATTTGAATGCAAGGTGGTCATCATCAACCAG TTACATGCCGGACCCCATGACTGCAGCTGTGAGAAGAGCGTGTGTGAGACGAAGCTTCAAGTGAATGCTACGCAGGAGACGCACTGTGTAAAGATGACGGGAGTGCTGGAGAAGATAAACGTCGAAGCCCCCGGAGAGTACTGCACCTTGCCAAGTACAGCATCTACCCAATTCCCTTTGG TTCCAGATAGCACCATCATGTATGTCGGGATAGGCCTGGCATCTTTCGCTGCATTAGCGGTCATCGTCTACATGGTGTACCTACGAAAGACCAAATCATCAACTTCTCTGCCATCTTCTACCACCTTCCCTCCTATG TCTCCATTTAGGCAGACGGGCCAGTGGACTatgggaataaaaaaagaaaaaatccttGTGCCACAAGTGGAGCCTTCCTCACCCACAGCTCTACTGCCAGAAAAAGAAGTGGATGAATCAACACCTGCTGACACTCCCAAGGATGAATATGATGTACGAATGCGCATCGGTGTGTCGACCGAGACAGATGAAGGAGTGGGTGATGAGGTAAGGCAGCAGAAGGATGACTATATGCAAGGGACCAACTTGGATGAAGGTGACTCAGAGACTGAAACCTACTTTGAAGACCACTCGAGTTATGAAAGACGTCAAATTGTTGTTGAGTTGGCACCAGGTGAACAGGCAGAGGGCTACCgtggctaa